From the genome of Carettochelys insculpta isolate YL-2023 chromosome 12, ASM3395843v1, whole genome shotgun sequence, one region includes:
- the GLCE gene encoding D-glucuronyl C5-epimerase isoform X2, translated as MRCLAARVNYKTLIIICALFTLVTVLLWNRCSSDKSIQFPRNLNNGFRVDGLEKRTAASESNNYVNSLAKQQSEEASPQEQQKAPPVVGRFNSNGNKVLGLKYEEIDCLINDEHTIKGRREGNEVFLPFSWVEKYFEVYGKIAQYDGYDRFEFSHSYSKVYAQRAPYHPDGVFMSFEGYNVEVRDRVKCISGVEENTEGASLQLGNSRDFIISFDLKFITNGSISVVLETTEKNQLFTIHYVSNTQLIAFRDRDIYYGIGPRTSWSTVTRDLVTDLRKGIGLSNTKAVKQTKIMPKKVVRLITKGKGLIDNITISTTAHMAAFFAASDWLVRNQDEKGGWPIMVTRKLGEGFKSLDPGWYSAMAQGQAISTLVRAYLLTKDHVFLNSALQATAPYKLPSEQHGVKAVFMNKHDWYEEYPTSPSSFVLNGFMYSLIGLYDLKETAGEKLGKEAKSLYDRGMESLKAMLPLYDTGSGTIYDLRHFMLGSAPNLARWDYHTTHINQLQLLSTIDESPIFKEFVKRWKSYLKGGRAKHN; from the exons ATGCGTTGCTTGGCAGCTCGGGTCAACTATAAGACTTTGATCATCATCTGTGCTCTCTTCACTCTGGTCACAGTCCTGCTGTGGAATCGATGCTCCAGTGATAAAAGTATTCAGTTTCCGCGAAACCTGAACAACGGCTTCAGAGTAGATGGATTGGAAAAGCGAACAGCTGCCTCTGAAAGTAACAACTATGTAAACAGTCTAGCAAAACAGCAGAGCGAGGAGGCATCACCCCAAGAGCAACAGAAAGCACCCCCTGTCGTTGGAAGGTTTAATAGCAATGGAAACAAAGTCTTGGGACTTAAATATGAAGAAATTGACTGTCTGATCAATGATGAGCATACGATTAAAGGAAGGAGAGAGGGCAATGAGGTCTTTCTGCCCTTCAGCTGGGTAGAGAAATACTTTGAGGTTTATGGGAAAATTGCTCAGTATGATGGTTATGACAGATTTGAGTTCTCTCATAGCTACTCCAAGGTATACGCACAGAGAGCGCCTTACCACCCTGATGGAGTATTCATGTCCTTTGAGGGCTACAACGTGGAAgttcgagacagagtgaagtgcatAAGTGGTGTTGAAG aaaataCCGAAGGGGCATCTCTGCAGCTTGGGAATTCAAGagattttattatttcttttgaCCTCAAATTCATCACAAACGGGAGCATATCTGTGGTTCTGGAAACAACTGAAAAGAACCAGCTCTTCACTATCCACTACGTCTCAAACACTCAGCTGATAGCGTTTAGAGACCGAGATATTTACTATGGCATTGGACCTAGGACCAGCTGGAGCACAGTCACAAGAGATCTGGTGACTGATTTAAGGAAAGGCATCGGTTTGTCCAACACAAAAGCCGTCAAGCAGACAAAAATAATGCCTAAGAAAGTGGTTAGGTTGATCACAAAGGGAAAAGGTTTAATTGATAACATCACTATATCCACAACTGCCCACATGGCAGCTTTCTTTGCTGCGAGTGACTGGCTAGTGCGGAACCAGGATGAAAAAGGTGGCTGGCCAATTATGGTGACACGGAAGTTGGGGGAAGGGTTTAAATCTTTAGATCCTGGCTGGTATTCTGCAATGGCCCAAGGacaggccatttccaccttagTCAGGGCTTATCTGTTAACAAAAGACCACGTATTCCTCAACTCAGCTTTACAGGCAACGGCACCTTACAAGCTCCCATCAGAGCAGCATGGAGTGAAAGCTGTCTTTATGAACAAACATGACTGGTATGAAGAGTACCCAACTTCACCTAGCTCGTTTGTTTTGAACGGTTTCATGTACTCTTTGATTGGACTGTACGACTTAAAAGAAACTGCAGGTGAGAAACTAGGGAAAGAAGCAAAGTCTCTCTATGATCGAGGCATGGAGTCCCTCAAAGCCATGCTTCCACTCTACGATACTGGCTCAGGAACCATCTACGACCTCCGTCATTTTATGCTTGGCTCTGCTCCCAATTTGGCCCGGTGGGACTATCACACCACCCACATAAACCAACTCCAGCTATTGAGCACGATTGACGAGTCCCCAATTTTCAAAGAATTTGTCAAGCGATGGAAGAGCTACCTTAAAGGTGGCAGGGCAAAGCACAACTAG
- the GLCE gene encoding D-glucuronyl C5-epimerase isoform X1, giving the protein MRCLAARVNYKTLIIICALFTLVTVLLWNRCSSDKSIQFPRNLNNGFRVDGLEKRTAASESNNYVNSLAKQQSEEASPQEQQKAPPVVGRFNSNGNKVLGLKYEEIDCLINDEHTIKGRREGNEVFLPFSWVEKYFEVYGKIAQYDGYDRFEFSHSYSKVYAQRAPYHPDGVFMSFEGYNVEVRDRVKCISGVEGVPLSTQWGPQGYFYPIQIAQYGLSHYSKNLTEKPPHVEVYETAEDKDKNSRPVDWTVSKGCSVSTVPDKSRFTNVKQFVAPENTEGASLQLGNSRDFIISFDLKFITNGSISVVLETTEKNQLFTIHYVSNTQLIAFRDRDIYYGIGPRTSWSTVTRDLVTDLRKGIGLSNTKAVKQTKIMPKKVVRLITKGKGLIDNITISTTAHMAAFFAASDWLVRNQDEKGGWPIMVTRKLGEGFKSLDPGWYSAMAQGQAISTLVRAYLLTKDHVFLNSALQATAPYKLPSEQHGVKAVFMNKHDWYEEYPTSPSSFVLNGFMYSLIGLYDLKETAGEKLGKEAKSLYDRGMESLKAMLPLYDTGSGTIYDLRHFMLGSAPNLARWDYHTTHINQLQLLSTIDESPIFKEFVKRWKSYLKGGRAKHN; this is encoded by the exons ATGCGTTGCTTGGCAGCTCGGGTCAACTATAAGACTTTGATCATCATCTGTGCTCTCTTCACTCTGGTCACAGTCCTGCTGTGGAATCGATGCTCCAGTGATAAAAGTATTCAGTTTCCGCGAAACCTGAACAACGGCTTCAGAGTAGATGGATTGGAAAAGCGAACAGCTGCCTCTGAAAGTAACAACTATGTAAACAGTCTAGCAAAACAGCAGAGCGAGGAGGCATCACCCCAAGAGCAACAGAAAGCACCCCCTGTCGTTGGAAGGTTTAATAGCAATGGAAACAAAGTCTTGGGACTTAAATATGAAGAAATTGACTGTCTGATCAATGATGAGCATACGATTAAAGGAAGGAGAGAGGGCAATGAGGTCTTTCTGCCCTTCAGCTGGGTAGAGAAATACTTTGAGGTTTATGGGAAAATTGCTCAGTATGATGGTTATGACAGATTTGAGTTCTCTCATAGCTACTCCAAGGTATACGCACAGAGAGCGCCTTACCACCCTGATGGAGTATTCATGTCCTTTGAGGGCTACAACGTGGAAgttcgagacagagtgaagtgcatAAGTGGTGTTGAAG GTGTGCCCTTATCTACGCAGTGGGGACCTCAAGGCTATTTCTACCCAATCCAGATTGCGCAGTATGGGCTAAGTCATTACAGTAAAAATCTGACTGAGAAACCACCTCATGTAGAAGTGTATGAAACAGCTGAAGATAAAGACAAAAACAGCAGACCTGTTGACTGGACTGTATCAAAAGGCTGTTCTGTTTCGACAGTACCAGATAAATCCAGGTTCACTAATGTAAAACAGTTTGTCGCACCAG aaaataCCGAAGGGGCATCTCTGCAGCTTGGGAATTCAAGagattttattatttcttttgaCCTCAAATTCATCACAAACGGGAGCATATCTGTGGTTCTGGAAACAACTGAAAAGAACCAGCTCTTCACTATCCACTACGTCTCAAACACTCAGCTGATAGCGTTTAGAGACCGAGATATTTACTATGGCATTGGACCTAGGACCAGCTGGAGCACAGTCACAAGAGATCTGGTGACTGATTTAAGGAAAGGCATCGGTTTGTCCAACACAAAAGCCGTCAAGCAGACAAAAATAATGCCTAAGAAAGTGGTTAGGTTGATCACAAAGGGAAAAGGTTTAATTGATAACATCACTATATCCACAACTGCCCACATGGCAGCTTTCTTTGCTGCGAGTGACTGGCTAGTGCGGAACCAGGATGAAAAAGGTGGCTGGCCAATTATGGTGACACGGAAGTTGGGGGAAGGGTTTAAATCTTTAGATCCTGGCTGGTATTCTGCAATGGCCCAAGGacaggccatttccaccttagTCAGGGCTTATCTGTTAACAAAAGACCACGTATTCCTCAACTCAGCTTTACAGGCAACGGCACCTTACAAGCTCCCATCAGAGCAGCATGGAGTGAAAGCTGTCTTTATGAACAAACATGACTGGTATGAAGAGTACCCAACTTCACCTAGCTCGTTTGTTTTGAACGGTTTCATGTACTCTTTGATTGGACTGTACGACTTAAAAGAAACTGCAGGTGAGAAACTAGGGAAAGAAGCAAAGTCTCTCTATGATCGAGGCATGGAGTCCCTCAAAGCCATGCTTCCACTCTACGATACTGGCTCAGGAACCATCTACGACCTCCGTCATTTTATGCTTGGCTCTGCTCCCAATTTGGCCCGGTGGGACTATCACACCACCCACATAAACCAACTCCAGCTATTGAGCACGATTGACGAGTCCCCAATTTTCAAAGAATTTGTCAAGCGATGGAAGAGCTACCTTAAAGGTGGCAGGGCAAAGCACAACTAG
- the GLCE gene encoding D-glucuronyl C5-epimerase isoform X3, which produces MRCLAARVNYKTLIIICALFTLVTVLLWNRCSSDKSIQFPRNLNNGFRVDGLEKRTAASESNNYVNSLAKQQSEEASPQEQQKAPPVVGRFNSNGNKVLGLKYEEIDCLINDEHTIKGRREGNEVFLPFSWVEKYFEVYGKIAQYDGYDRFEFSHSYSKVYAQRAPYHPDGVFMSFEGYNVEVRDRVKCISGVEGVPLSTQWGPQGYFYPIQIAQYGLSHYSKNLTEKPPHVEVYETAEDKDKNSRPVDWTVSKGCSVSTVPDKSRFTNVKQFVAPENTEGASLQLGNSRDFIISFDLKFITNGSISVVLETTEKNQLFTIHYVSNTQLIAFRDRDIYYGIGPRTSWSTVTRDLVTDLRKGIGLSNTKAVKQTKIMPKKVVRLITKGKGLIDNITISTTAHMAAFFAASDWLVRNQDEKGGWPIMVTRKLGEGFKSLDPGWYSAMAQGQAISTLVRAYLLTKDHVFLNSALQATAPYKLPSEQHGVKAVFMNKHDWYEEYPTSPSSFVLNGFMYSLIGLYDLKETAVTKDLQC; this is translated from the exons ATGCGTTGCTTGGCAGCTCGGGTCAACTATAAGACTTTGATCATCATCTGTGCTCTCTTCACTCTGGTCACAGTCCTGCTGTGGAATCGATGCTCCAGTGATAAAAGTATTCAGTTTCCGCGAAACCTGAACAACGGCTTCAGAGTAGATGGATTGGAAAAGCGAACAGCTGCCTCTGAAAGTAACAACTATGTAAACAGTCTAGCAAAACAGCAGAGCGAGGAGGCATCACCCCAAGAGCAACAGAAAGCACCCCCTGTCGTTGGAAGGTTTAATAGCAATGGAAACAAAGTCTTGGGACTTAAATATGAAGAAATTGACTGTCTGATCAATGATGAGCATACGATTAAAGGAAGGAGAGAGGGCAATGAGGTCTTTCTGCCCTTCAGCTGGGTAGAGAAATACTTTGAGGTTTATGGGAAAATTGCTCAGTATGATGGTTATGACAGATTTGAGTTCTCTCATAGCTACTCCAAGGTATACGCACAGAGAGCGCCTTACCACCCTGATGGAGTATTCATGTCCTTTGAGGGCTACAACGTGGAAgttcgagacagagtgaagtgcatAAGTGGTGTTGAAG GTGTGCCCTTATCTACGCAGTGGGGACCTCAAGGCTATTTCTACCCAATCCAGATTGCGCAGTATGGGCTAAGTCATTACAGTAAAAATCTGACTGAGAAACCACCTCATGTAGAAGTGTATGAAACAGCTGAAGATAAAGACAAAAACAGCAGACCTGTTGACTGGACTGTATCAAAAGGCTGTTCTGTTTCGACAGTACCAGATAAATCCAGGTTCACTAATGTAAAACAGTTTGTCGCACCAG aaaataCCGAAGGGGCATCTCTGCAGCTTGGGAATTCAAGagattttattatttcttttgaCCTCAAATTCATCACAAACGGGAGCATATCTGTGGTTCTGGAAACAACTGAAAAGAACCAGCTCTTCACTATCCACTACGTCTCAAACACTCAGCTGATAGCGTTTAGAGACCGAGATATTTACTATGGCATTGGACCTAGGACCAGCTGGAGCACAGTCACAAGAGATCTGGTGACTGATTTAAGGAAAGGCATCGGTTTGTCCAACACAAAAGCCGTCAAGCAGACAAAAATAATGCCTAAGAAAGTGGTTAGGTTGATCACAAAGGGAAAAGGTTTAATTGATAACATCACTATATCCACAACTGCCCACATGGCAGCTTTCTTTGCTGCGAGTGACTGGCTAGTGCGGAACCAGGATGAAAAAGGTGGCTGGCCAATTATGGTGACACGGAAGTTGGGGGAAGGGTTTAAATCTTTAGATCCTGGCTGGTATTCTGCAATGGCCCAAGGacaggccatttccaccttagTCAGGGCTTATCTGTTAACAAAAGACCACGTATTCCTCAACTCAGCTTTACAGGCAACGGCACCTTACAAGCTCCCATCAGAGCAGCATGGAGTGAAAGCTGTCTTTATGAACAAACATGACTGGTATGAAGAGTACCCAACTTCACCTAGCTCGTTTGTTTTGAACGGTTTCATGTACTCTTTGATTGGACTGTACGACTTAAAAGAAACTGCAG TGACAAAGGACCTGCAATGCTAA